Proteins from one Deinococcus planocerae genomic window:
- the ndk gene encoding nucleoside-diphosphate kinase yields MERTFAMIKPDGVRRGLTPEILARIAKKGYRVVGLKQTVISREVAETHYGEHRERPFFGELVEFITGGPVVAIALEGENAVSGWRAMMGATNPANAAPGTIRADFATTTGENVTHGSDSPQSAERELGLFFKPEELLG; encoded by the coding sequence ATGGAACGCACCTTTGCCATGATCAAGCCCGACGGCGTGCGCCGGGGCCTGACGCCCGAGATTCTCGCCCGCATCGCCAAGAAGGGCTACCGCGTGGTCGGCCTCAAGCAGACGGTGATCTCCCGCGAGGTCGCCGAGACCCACTACGGCGAACACCGCGAGCGCCCCTTCTTCGGCGAACTCGTCGAGTTCATCACGGGCGGCCCGGTCGTCGCCATCGCGCTGGAGGGTGAGAACGCCGTCTCCGGCTGGCGGGCGATGATGGGGGCGACCAACCCCGCGAACGCCGCCCCCGGCACCATCCGCGCCGACTTCGCCACCACCACGGGCGAGAACGTGACCCACGGCAGCGACTCGCCCCAGAGCGCCGAGCGCGAGCTGGGCCTGTTCTTCAAGCCCGAGGAATTGCTCGGCTGA
- a CDS encoding ABC transporter permease, with protein sequence MTNIPDPRPSPAAATIALTASALAAAGLLLFPLATLGRDFSAGGVLLHLTGGTLNLSSSQQAPLPAVGPVLALGWTALALLVASVVGAARRARWVWLTGLLAFLAGVAAVFVLRGVLSAETARVLTDTSLRPGARRQLRNFYGGGGMNLGLFLAVLGGLITAVAGLSARRAWWERLDRLRGLLVPAVAIALAVLVGAVVVLIVQPGVNSGDVPLSLWGRWLAKSDVVYFVYSALFAPVTALNPFLDSLKLATPLIFTGLSVAFAFRTGLFNIGAPGQLTMGAIGATLVGVYGPAGLGWLLLPLSVIAAGLGGALWGAIPGFLKARFGSSEGINTIMLNYIASAIFIFLIGSETFPFLGREYNLPFKAEGFEPRSEELQEAARLPTLLGLFNVGGAGGVALTIAPLVALVAFLVARPLLARARVRQGTLLALLAALVLGALTWRIGIPVQVTGSQLNASFLIALLCVALFGTLMWRTATGYALRAVGLSPRAAEYGGISVARGTILAMTLAGMFAGLAGTHYVNGGALDEYRLRGNTPVNVGFDGIAVALMGQSTPAGVVAASVLFGTIDTGGLEVDQQLDRVNRDIVTVLKALIVLFIAAGGFLSRRVTDPPPPQLVQAASAGGAAQGAQLSPAAAAGERATPLPNLGVSSETNARVEEAQKGGR encoded by the coding sequence ATGACCAATATCCCAGACCCCCGCCCCTCACCGGCGGCGGCCACCATCGCCCTGACGGCGAGTGCCCTGGCCGCGGCGGGGCTGCTGCTCTTCCCCCTCGCCACCCTCGGGCGCGACTTCAGCGCCGGGGGCGTGCTGCTGCACCTCACGGGGGGCACCCTGAACCTCAGCTCCAGCCAGCAAGCGCCCCTCCCCGCCGTGGGTCCGGTGCTCGCGCTGGGCTGGACGGCCCTCGCCCTGCTCGTGGCGAGCGTGGTGGGCGCGGCGCGGCGGGCACGCTGGGTGTGGCTCACGGGCCTGCTCGCCTTTCTGGCGGGGGTGGCGGCGGTCTTCGTGCTGCGGGGCGTGCTGAGTGCGGAGACGGCGCGGGTGCTCACCGACACCAGCCTGCGGCCCGGGGCGCGGCGTCAACTGCGGAACTTCTACGGCGGGGGCGGGATGAACCTGGGCCTTTTCCTCGCGGTGCTGGGCGGCCTGATCACGGCGGTCGCGGGGCTGAGTGCCCGGCGCGCGTGGTGGGAGCGGCTCGACCGCCTGCGCGGCCTGCTCGTGCCCGCCGTCGCCATCGCGCTCGCGGTGCTGGTGGGCGCCGTCGTGGTCCTGATCGTGCAGCCTGGGGTGAACTCGGGCGACGTGCCCTTATCGCTGTGGGGCCGCTGGCTCGCCAAGAGCGACGTGGTGTACTTCGTGTACTCGGCCCTCTTCGCGCCCGTCACGGCGCTCAACCCCTTTCTCGACAGCCTCAAGCTCGCCACGCCGCTCATCTTCACGGGGCTCTCGGTGGCCTTCGCGTTCCGCACGGGCCTGTTCAACATCGGCGCCCCCGGGCAGCTCACGATGGGGGCCATCGGGGCGACGCTGGTGGGCGTGTACGGGCCCGCCGGGCTGGGGTGGCTCCTCCTGCCCCTCTCGGTGATCGCGGCGGGGCTGGGCGGGGCGCTGTGGGGGGCGATTCCGGGCTTTCTCAAGGCGCGCTTCGGGTCGAGCGAGGGCATCAACACGATCATGCTCAACTACATCGCGTCGGCGATCTTCATCTTCCTGATCGGCAGCGAGACCTTCCCCTTCCTGGGGCGGGAATACAACCTCCCCTTCAAGGCGGAGGGCTTCGAGCCCCGCAGCGAGGAATTGCAGGAGGCGGCGCGGCTCCCCACCCTGCTGGGCCTGTTCAACGTGGGCGGGGCGGGTGGAGTGGCGCTCACCATTGCCCCCCTGGTGGCGCTCGTCGCCTTCCTCGTCGCCCGTCCGCTGCTCGCCCGCGCCCGGGTGCGGCAGGGCACCCTGCTCGCCCTTCTCGCGGCCCTCGTGCTCGGCGCGCTGACGTGGCGGATCGGCATTCCCGTGCAGGTGACGGGGAGCCAGCTCAACGCCTCCTTCCTGATCGCGCTCCTCTGCGTGGCGCTGTTCGGGACGCTGATGTGGCGCACGGCGACGGGGTACGCGCTGCGGGCGGTGGGCCTCTCGCCCCGGGCGGCGGAGTACGGCGGGATCAGCGTGGCGCGCGGAACGATCCTGGCGATGACGCTCGCGGGCATGTTCGCCGGGCTCGCGGGCACGCACTACGTGAACGGCGGGGCGCTCGACGAGTACCGCCTGCGGGGGAATACGCCGGTGAACGTGGGCTTCGACGGGATCGCGGTCGCGCTGATGGGGCAGAGCACCCCGGCGGGCGTGGTGGCGGCGAGCGTCCTGTTCGGCACCATCGACACGGGCGGGCTGGAGGTGGACCAGCAGCTCGACCGGGTGAACCGCGACATCGTGACGGTGCTCAAGGCATTGATCGTGCTGTTCATCGCGGCGGGGGGCTTCCTCAGCCGCCGGGTGACGGACCCGCCGCCGCCCCAGCTCGTGCAGGCGGCCAGCGCGGGCGGCGCGGCCCAGGGGGCTCAGCTCTCGCCCGCCGCCGCCGCCGGGGAACGCGCCACGCCGCTGCCCAACCTCGGGGTGAGCAGCGAGACCAACGCGCGGGTCGAAGAGGCCCAGAAAGGGGGCCGCTAG
- a CDS encoding GGDEF domain-containing protein has product MLTRRLASPLRPALHRSRQWALWLLGGAYLLFAAVTALLDPPGAFPAAYQTPKFWMAGVFVLTLLGAALAPRHIRRVGVGAFVLLTPLLWLEAWRMVSLGLQPAELTLWAAALAGVAPLLLGSAWGGAAVLTVLAGLGLVLLEGPPLSPGLLAAWVSGGLATAALAGVSFVAARLIEANLALHEQASAQLQAARFDGLTRVLCRAATEEELLDRLRHALETRTPLSAVMCDIDHFKAVNDRYGHPAGDEVLRGVAKRLRRTVRGSGGLVGRWGGEEFLILLPGLAKPEAHALAERLRQAVAASPVAGLPVTASLGVASFRPPDDTADALLARADQALYAAKRSGRNRVES; this is encoded by the coding sequence ATGCTGACGCGCCGCCTCGCCTCCCCCCTCCGCCCCGCGCTGCACCGCAGCCGCCAGTGGGCGCTGTGGCTGCTGGGCGGAGCCTACCTGCTGTTCGCCGCCGTCACGGCCCTGCTCGACCCGCCGGGCGCCTTTCCGGCAGCGTACCAGACGCCGAAATTCTGGATGGCGGGCGTGTTCGTGCTGACCCTGCTCGGCGCGGCGCTGGCTCCCCGGCACATCCGCCGGGTGGGGGTGGGGGCCTTCGTGCTGTTGACGCCCCTGCTGTGGCTGGAGGCGTGGCGGATGGTCTCGCTGGGGCTCCAGCCCGCCGAGCTGACCCTCTGGGCGGCGGCGCTGGCCGGAGTCGCGCCCCTGCTGCTGGGCTCGGCGTGGGGCGGCGCGGCGGTCCTGACGGTCCTCGCGGGGCTGGGCCTCGTGCTGCTGGAGGGGCCGCCCCTCTCCCCGGGGCTCCTGGCCGCGTGGGTGTCGGGGGGCCTCGCCACGGCGGCCCTGGCGGGGGTGTCGTTCGTCGCCGCCCGCCTCATCGAGGCCAACCTCGCCCTGCACGAGCAGGCGAGCGCCCAGCTCCAGGCGGCCCGCTTCGACGGCCTGACGCGGGTGCTGTGCCGCGCCGCCACCGAGGAGGAGCTTCTCGACCGGCTGCGCCACGCCCTGGAGACCCGCACCCCCCTGAGCGCCGTGATGTGCGACATCGACCACTTCAAGGCCGTCAACGACCGCTACGGCCACCCGGCGGGCGACGAGGTGCTGCGCGGGGTCGCCAAGCGGTTGCGCCGCACCGTGCGCGGCAGTGGGGGGCTGGTGGGCCGCTGGGGCGGCGAGGAGTTCCTGATCCTGCTGCCCGGCCTCGCCAAGCCCGAGGCGCACGCCCTCGCCGAGCGGCTGCGCCAGGCCGTCGCCGCCTCCCCCGTCGCGGGCCTCCCCGTCACCGCCAGCCTGGGCGTGGCCTCCTTTCGTCCCCCGGACGACACGGCGGACGCCCTGCTCGCCCGCGCCGATCAGGCCCTGTACGCAGCCAAGCGGTCGGGAAGAAACCGCGTGGAGTCGTGA
- a CDS encoding ABC transporter permease: protein MEGLFAQLLTTAFLATFIRSVVPLLLTGLGGLFSERSGVVNIALDGLIIFGALAGAVATLVLEPTFGALAPWLGWLAGALVGGLIAWIHAVVSIKYRADQVISGTAINLLASGVPAVILTALYGTSTESPKVQNPLPLIGVGELRFSPPVFFAFLTVALAWYVLYRTPYGLRLRATGEHPGAAASMGVNVRRMRYSGVILSGVLAGTAGVFLSIGNLDSYVRNISAGLGFISLAALIFGQWKPLGVLGATLLFGFLQALSITLGGTDLLPPTLVTALPYLITIIALIFTGRSAAPRALGRPYDG from the coding sequence ATGGAAGGCCTCTTTGCCCAACTCCTGACGACCGCCTTCCTGGCGACCTTCATCCGCTCCGTGGTGCCCCTGCTCCTGACCGGGCTGGGGGGACTGTTCAGCGAGCGCAGCGGCGTGGTGAACATCGCCCTCGACGGCCTGATCATCTTCGGGGCGCTCGCGGGCGCGGTGGCGACCCTGGTGCTGGAGCCCACCTTCGGGGCGCTGGCCCCCTGGCTGGGGTGGCTGGCGGGGGCGCTCGTGGGCGGCCTGATCGCCTGGATTCACGCGGTCGTCTCCATCAAGTACCGGGCCGATCAGGTCATCAGCGGCACGGCGATCAACCTGCTCGCGAGCGGGGTGCCCGCCGTGATCCTGACCGCCCTGTACGGCACGAGCACGGAAAGCCCCAAGGTCCAGAACCCGCTGCCGCTGATCGGCGTCGGGGAACTGCGCTTCAGCCCGCCCGTGTTCTTCGCGTTCCTGACGGTGGCCCTGGCGTGGTACGTGCTCTACCGCACCCCCTACGGCCTGCGGCTGCGGGCGACGGGCGAGCATCCCGGCGCGGCGGCGAGCATGGGCGTGAACGTGCGCCGGATGCGTTACAGCGGGGTGATCCTCTCGGGCGTGCTCGCGGGCACGGCGGGCGTCTTCCTGAGCATCGGCAACCTCGACTCGTACGTGCGCAACATCAGCGCGGGGCTGGGCTTCATCTCGCTCGCGGCGCTGATCTTCGGGCAGTGGAAGCCGCTCGGCGTGCTCGGCGCCACCCTGCTCTTCGGCTTCCTCCAGGCGCTCTCGATCACGCTGGGCGGGACCGACCTGCTGCCGCCGACCCTGGTGACGGCGCTGCCGTACCTCATCACCATCATCGCGCTGATCTTCACGGGCCGCAGCGCCGCCCCCCGCGCGCTCGGCAGACCGTACGACGGCTGA